gtttgatacactgtggttttggtgtatatttgtttccaactcataacttatactcttggtttaatcttttatatattttgttgatgttattcaggatatattgtgttttgtacccatgtgcttatgtaagcttttagggttaatgtttttatgcataatatgtaggctttatggtttgtaccttgcttaatgcagctttttatgctatgttgaaatcagcacttctatctaaatgtcttgcattttgatttatgcattgtcactcttgtgcccttgtaggattgttcctagatgcatatactttgtgtattatgcattggttgagtgttgagcatacaagtatcttgccctgtgcttgttagcttgtatgtccttgtgttcattccaagtgtgaatgagcattgtggtcactaccttgtagtgattacttggttgatcaagccatggtttgtttcttaactccatctttgcttgatcacatattgcctgtttcatatgcatttcacgattttctgcttacaatgatcatggtgtattgttgtgttttaggagtcttatgttcatatgattcaagtacttcacagcttctagagttaggtgtgagtgagttttgttcaattgttcccaactcacatgttaagtctagagtctgttttagggttttgtcacggaatagccaaagggggagattgtaaggttgaatttattcaaccatctaattggctttattccgtgccaaatttgcttgtatttcagcatttagtaaccctgtatttaggtgggcttgttgtaagagtagtgagtgagatagagtgaagtttgctcaagagtgtgcaagaaaacagagactcgcggcttggcctcgcgggtgactcgcggctgcaaacCGCTAGACgcaacacacgtgccaagcatgccggaaggtgaacagttatgctagctggagcactataggacaaaacaagacaactggccatacggttatctcgcgactggatctcgcgaattggtcaagtcgcgaggtcaagccgtgagccacccttgttttgtaaaacctgacgtttcacattcctctcccactccagtataaatacccattttacccacaaatataagagagcttccagagagatttttgagagagaaaccctaaagaaaaacaagattgattcaccaacaatctatacattagagtctcttcaaattcctcaactctcttcctctccattgtcaaatccttgagaggcaatttaccaaaccttgttctcaccatattcatcactgtgagagagctgtttggatttctgagaagcagttaggaaggaaccaatcttcattggttgatgccaCGATCtagtagtggaatccgggaagctagaaaagaaaaaggttcggcgcaacctcgttggagcaagaagcttggagggcttaggtgtactgggtagattaggcttggagggtctattgctgttcatgtatcccaactatattttttagtggattgtttaccgcttggagggcggctgAGAgcttttacgccgagggcttcggtttcctcttcgataacacatcgcgtgttatctttgtgtttgcatcttccttcccttttatctttgcctttttattaactgctgtgggttgtgtttttaatttggcttagatagtttttccaattccatattatagctcatgttaagtttccgcacactagttgtttgacataatgcttgaattggttaagttgtaatttgggggtctaaacgttcaagggtgtttatacacatatttgaactttcaatctACCTTAACTAGTTGTAACAAAAGTTGTGACAAATTTTATGATCATAAAAGCAGTGATTTTCTAAATCTAAAAATGTATACAAATTGCCATGtcgattaaaattttaaacaacgCAATAGTCCATATATCTTTGAATGTAAAATTTAATATGAACTATGAAATATATGAAATGGATATGATTTGAAATgaagatctctctctctatctctctctctctctctcaaatcaaaAGTATTACTATGAAGAGCTGACGAAAATCTTGTTTATGAGATTAATTTAGTTCAACCGATTTATCctttccaaattttaaaatcatgatgacatttgattttttacttttcatcaaataaaaaaaaaattacaaaatacaaatCACTCACCCATACCCTAGTGTAGCTAGAATATTATTTTGCTCAATTTTacataagtttattttattttatttttgatgtggGTGATTTTATGGGTTGGTTGGGAAAACTTTTACCCTTATACCTGATGGAAATACTCTTAATTTTTTCCCCAATTCGAACCCAAGCCAAAATTTATTGCTTCTTTGCACCGTCCTCTAACGATAGGCATTGGAAGAAATCTTGATATTATCTTgtaatggagtttttttttttttttttttttttttttaagctagtATTGTAATCCCATTTTCCTACATCAAATTGCTTGATccacattctctctctcaaaagcaTTCTcataaattgttttcaaaacaagTTTTACAAATCATTtccaaaatagttttttgacttgttttcaaaaataattttccaaacagTAAGAGTTATTGACCTATTCCCaaaaattccattttttttccaaatcatttccataatttatttataataaaaaaatcatcaaaatttgGACCCTTTTTGAAAGTATCATCTCATGGCCAAAAAGtcatgagattttcaaaatatctcttttaaaatatctaagagaataCTCTCTccttcaaaaattcaaataataatttccctttacaaaaacccaataaaaaaatattttcctataCAAAGTTAAAATGTGACTTTTCAAAAACTCAAgatattttccttttcaaaatatgtcttcaaaaactatttttcaaaaatgatcttaaaagagagaaatttgtCCATAGTCTAAATCAATTGGGCCTATGGACACAAAATTGAAGTCAAGCCAACAGAATCCCCCTCCCATAAATCAAACCTTTGTCTTTGTTGTCGTTGTTGTagtttctctattatttttttggcatgagaaaattaatattaattgcTTTTCATTTAAAGGAAAGAGGTAATAAGCCCATACGAACTTGTATATGCAAAGAATATTGAGTGAATTTATAATGTCTTTGAAGGAAGTGTGAAAAGTTTGaaccattttttcaaaaatttcaaagtttaGTCCCATTTTAAAATTCTGTTTTAATTTTGGACAAATTTTGGCTACaactcttataaaaaaattcttattaaaaaaaaaaaaactcttactaaaaaaattaatatgactacaaattttgaaaatttaattgttggATTATTGCATgttatttatattcttaacacacatgtcaaattttgtgccaattgtatttattattcgatccataaacctttttgtatgtataattttagactacaagaacttgaaatttcaatattcaattaatgacgtaactattgatctttaattttctaaaaattttgtaatgcaTGGAgcacataagaaaaaaaagtaatccaATCGTGTTCTTGTCAAAGTTCacatttaatgaaaaaatatattgagcAGAATTGTAATTATTGACTAAagcaaaatacacaaaaaataaattaaaataatttttaaaaaatcaaactagataaatatttttaagtatCTACccaactattattattattattattgttgttgttgttgttgttggtggtggtggtggtggtggtggttatACTTTAATATTTTAGGTAAGACATACATTTATAGttttaaagtttatatatatatatatatatatagccgtAATTTCAAAATGGCATATTGGTATTGATGAGTAATAAaatagagtaatgctacatacacaaactattttataacagttttacaaactgttgatgtggttttagtatttttcatatAGTTATTgcaagtaaaaatgtgatgttagtgatgGACCCATATTAAAACTAGTAAgaatttgccacatcagcaatttgtaaaaatgttgtaaaatagtttgtgtctgtagcattactcaataaaatatatcattCCCTACTTCTCTTAGCAAAACTAAAAGGTATCCGGTATGAAATTGACTCTTTTGatataaaaactaattaaaaaatattactaataataCATGTTACAATTGCATTTATAAAgcaaagtttttaaaaattaaagttgataaaattctattttagttCAACTATGttacaagaaaaattaattggatTAGCAatattaaattgaaaataaaatattagcaaaatttgaatacaaagacttaattagtaattttgtattctaaaaatcaagaaaaatatattttaaataatatatatatatatatatataaagttaaataaatattatttactttatatttaaatattaaaaaaaaatgcctctCTTAAAGTTGTCCCCGTATGCCTTAAAGCACATTGAGCAGGCCCTGATTTTAGCCCGAGTTGGGGTGCATCCGTGCGGGTCATCTAGCCAAGCTTAGGAATAGACCATCTAGCTTGACGGGTCAATTAGCGAATCGTTTAGTTTGTTTGTATGAACAATGCCTAAGATAGAACAGAGAGGAGAGACTCACAACCTAGAGACCTACAACCCAAACCCATAACCCAGTGACCCACACCGATCACAATCTGAagtcacaaacccacaacccagaAACCTACGTCCACGCTGATCACAATCAgaaatcacaaacccacaaccagaCCCACGCCGATAGACGACTCTGAGATAGAATAGAGAGGAGAGAGCGaacaaaagggggaaaaaaactgGTTAAGGAGATTTTACAGATCAGTGATGGCAGAGAGGAAATTGGTGGTGGCTCATATTCATGAATGGGAAGAGAATAGAGCAAAAGggaaaagggaagaagaaagagtatAGGAGAGTGGAGATGGAGGCGGTGAATACTGAATAGCTGAAGGAGAAGATGAAAGagatatgagagagaaagaggaataaaaaattaataaatccaTATGTCACAGCTTACCGTACCATGGCAAATTTGTGACTCTACTGTAGTATGTTGCAAAAAATATGGCAtttagaacatctgataaatggggtCAAATGGTGTTTGGTGTGAGAGCTCTTAGGATTAGACCATCTAGCTTGACGGGTCAATTAGTGAATCGTTTAGTTCGTTTATATGAAGTCAAATATTTGGGTCTAAAGCCCATTAATAAGATGAGAAATTTCAAGCACATAGGTTTTGGGACATCTATTTCTTGGGCTTTGTATATGCCCCACCCAAACCTTACATTAAGTGGCACTTTTTTAACATGATGGATCATGGAAGTTTGCCAATAAAATAATGTGCACGAATACAAATAATGTCTTCCACTTTTTGTGTCGTACATTTTGTGCACCAATCACAATTTATcgtgtatttgaatttttttttttcattttatactttaattattttacaagGAAAGTCAAACGAAGTATATAACAAGTTGTAATCAATGAAGTATATGGTGGAACATAAACAGTTAGATAGATAATTTGTAAAAGAATGCTAcaatcacaaactattttacaaaatttttacaaattactgaTATTGTCagtttcttattggttttcatctaggtctatcattaatattactttttcatttaccaataatcactcaccacatccACAATTTgtaaaatcttttgtaaaaatgtttgtaTCTCTACCATTACTCTAACTTGTATTATTGTTGGAGGATATAACTCTTTTAGAGGCTAAAACTTATTAGCCCAAATGCAGACTATGGGTGGGTGCTGAAATAACCTTTGAAACATGTAATATGTAAAGTTGAAAGTAAAACTTGTTAGGAAAGAAAGGATATCACAAGCTAAACTTAatcataattattttcaaaaaaactacAACCAAAGCCAAATTTCCAACTGATATTACAGTACCATAATAAAGGAAACTTATTTGTGATAGACAAAAGGCCTAAGGAAATTGCCGATAGTTACAAGCAGGACTATAATTCCAACAAAAGTTGCGGTGCCTCTCCAAATATCACGGAAATATACTGTTTTCAAGGATGCAATATTTTTATTCCACCAGTTTTCATAATGTTCATTAAGATTTTCAGCGACCTTAAGGtaacatgaatttttttccacaaTTTCTTTGCCAAGTTTGTTAACCATTTTGGCAACTTCTTTATTGCTGCCTAGCGAGTGAACAATAATCTTTTTGTCAACAAGCAACTCCGCATCGTCTCTAGTGTTTATAAGAAAATCCAATAGCACGATATAATTGCATATGTAAGCTTCTTTTGGATAATGACACTGCTCCAAGGCCATGATGTTTCGGAAAATGTGTTCAGTTCCATGATTTATCACAAAGGGTGGGATTACCAAGCTAGTTTGCATACGTTTCAAGCACCAAAAGCATTTCAAGCAAGGTAAGCAATGCAAGAGCCATGAACAATTGAAGCATGGAAAAATTTCCAAGGGATCCGGCTTCTTGATTTGAATGTCAAGCAAACGTCTATCTTCTTCTGGTGGTTTTTTCTCCCACTTCTTGAAATTCAATCCTGCTGTGTCCAGCTTTGTTGCACTATATAGATGTTCAATAATTCTGTCACTACTTTCCAATTTGGGTGAATAGAAGAAATATCTCTGCAAATCAGTGAAATGTTTTACTTCCTTctttttgggtatgttcttgCAGTTGTCATTGGGAAAAAAGTAATTCCAGGCAAGGTTAAGAAAAGAATTATGAAAGCCTGGAAACCTTCCAATGTGACGATATAAATCatcaagaataaaaaatggaagTTGATTCTCAAGTAATATCAAGTCATGCTTTATGCCTTCCTCCAGCCATGGTTTACTTAATATATAATCATCCTTTTCATATCCTTCCCTTGCAGCAGTCCTCAAGAAGAGCTCAATGATAAAGATAGAATCCAATAGAATCATTTGCAAGAAATCTTTCTTTTCGGGTAAAGAAGATGAGATCTCTTCTGCATAACAATGGCGGATAGTCTCTTCTCTGTTCTCAATGATGTCTGCAAATTCCTTCTGGCCTTTACAAGTTGTCTGGCAAAAGAATTCcttgaaatattttagtttcAAACGTTCCATATTCTCGAGTTCCTTCTTGTTGTGATGTACAGGGCCTATTGAAATAAGCTTTGGAGTGTAGGCTTCTTCCTTTACCTCGCGAAGTTTGTTGGGGACCTTGTAGATGCAACACATGGGGTGCCGCTGGGCGGGCGTGACATCTTTAACGTCAATGATAATATCAGAACTGAACATCTTTTTCATATACCAGGTTCCTTTTTTCCTAATGATAAACAAACAACAATCATTAGCATAAGAATAAAATCACTAAACAGTCTAAACCCAAACTTATTCCAAGAAGCACCATTTGGAATAGCTTCTATTATTACCATCAGATTTTTTATTGCAAAAGATATGTAATCCTCTGTCTCACAATTTTGGGATACACAAACTATTAAACAGAggatatataatataaatccTCTGTCctttttgtattatattttatgttcCACCAATTAAGGTATAttatgtgtttgatttttttttttttatcattttaatccttttttattttataaggaaaattaaacaaatatataataaattgtgattggtgaaatataaaatataatacaaaagaagaaacaagatTTGTATTTGATGATACATATATGTGAAACATGAGAAAATATAGCATTATGACAACTTGTCTAAGTTCCATcccaaccccaaccccaaccccaTATTCATATCTTTTGTAGTTATCACATCATCATCCGAACACACAAACCAAGATTGAAAGATAAATGTTTAGGCAAGTGAATTaaaatacacacatacataGCCAAAGTCCTTTTATATAGGGGTGACAAATAACAAATTGAGTTCTACTTAGTGTGAGTTTAGCATTGATGAAAGTtgttagcttattttactattcagtttatttttgctactatttataggccctactgcattttttggtactattcatgagtctcactgtactatttcaactaacttttacatttatctacaatactttcagaaaattttttcaatttcagcaaaataagcagatcccaaaCAAACCTTTAGTTACGAAACCAAGAATCACTTAAATAGGCTAAGCTTAGGCAAGACATGGTACATGGCTTTAAAATTTGACGTGAGTAATGCATATGATAGGGTAGAATGATGATGTTTTATTGGGCAAACAATGAGGAGAGTAGCTTCCATGCAAACTCGATCTATCTAATCATGGACTGTATTACGTGATTATGTAACCTATTTTTTACTAATCAATACAGATCCAAAGGGGTATATCAAACTTTCTAGAGGCCTAAGACAAGGGATATGTATGTTCTTGTTGTGTCAATAAGCATCTTCAGGGTTAATTTAAAAAGCAAACGAGAAGGTGAACTCTCTAGGGTGTCGCAATTAGTAGGTATGGACCACAAATCTCACACCTATTCTTTATTGATGATAATATTCTCTTTTGCCTCCAAAACGAGGTAGAAAATACATGAGATTTCTATAGGACTATGAAGAAGCATTGGACCAGAAGATGAATAGAGACTAAACATCGACATTCTTCAACAAGAACATGTAGAGGGACATTTGGGAGAAAATATAAGCTGAGTTTGGGATCTAATGAAGTAAAAGCCTGGACAAATACTTGGGCTTACCCGCACTCATTTGCCACTCAAAAAACtgaatatttttcaaagatAAAAGAGTCTAGCACATATGCAATAGAATATTCTAATCAAAGCCATAGTTCAAGTGGTCCGTACATATGCCATGAGTTGTTTTAATCACTCTTAATTCTTTATGACAAGATGGTGATCAAAAATGTTTTGTGGGTTTAGAAGAAGGGTGAGAGGAAGATTTATTGGGAAAAATGGAGTGCATAGCGTGCCTTGAAATGGAGAGGTGGAGTGGGGTTTAAGGAACTAAGAGCTTTGAACTTAGAATTCACGCTTTGCAGTGGTTAAATCATTAATTCTCTCAAAAGTATAAGCTATagagatataataaaattaatcatttatccACATACTTCTCCTCACGTGTGAATTGAAACTCCCTTTTAATAAGTGAGGCATAACATGTAAGATTcaaaatgggaggtagagtggaggAGACATAAATAGAAGTTATGATCtcctgctttgataccatgttaaataacTAATTTTCGCGATAGTTTAGACTTTTGGGATAAGTGAATTCTATAAAACACCCATACCTTACTACACCAAGCTCTCAAGGCTAGGTACTTTGCTTCATATTGCTCCTTCATGGTGGTGTAACAGAAACCAAATCATCttgtgtgtggaaaaacatCCTTGAAGCTCAAAATATTATAGTCAAAGGATCAAGCTGTAGGAGAATCGAGAATAGGAAATCATTTAAAATATGGGGGAGGGGTAGGGGACAACTGACTACCAACACCCACAACCTATAGAGTTGCTCATGGCAAAAGTCTTGTACATTAATTGGTATTGTTGtatgcacaaagtgcttagAAGTTTAACAAGGAAATTATTCGAACTGTGAGATTAGAAGCATACGGCAattatctaaaaatatatatatttgtcacaTCTCGGTATCTTATCTTTCccgagaatatatatatatatatacctgctcaCCACCACCGCCTTTGTTATAAGAAGCATCAGTCCAGGCCCTATTAGATGATGTAGCAAGGATATGATCTAGTCATGAAATCCTTACCACATAAGGCAGAAACAATACTGAATACACCATAAACTCAAGATTACAGAATGGCAATCTGATTTGGTTTCAGACTCCACATAGGATTTTCATGGAGAAAAGCGCATGTCAAGTTACCATGGAGATAATGTTAGGTGAAGACGAGATTCGAAGTTTTAAAAGGAAGAGGGCGAGCAAAATGGCAAGCATGATTTCCCAAGTATATATGTGAAAAACTTCACTTGGAATGTGCTAAAACTATGCAGAGAAGATCAATTGAGCAAGTAAATCAGAATGAAAAATTGAGTTCATTAAATCGACTAATCTGGAAAAAGTTCCTTTGTTTTATACAATGAAAACAGAGGCTACCATTAAGTTACTTAAGTAACTAGCCATTAGAACATTAATAACAGCTTCTAACAAACTCAAACGACTGCTTTAAGAACTCTAGCCAATTACTCTAACACCTATACAAGTAAAAGCACATGAGACGCAGATGACTTCTTAAACAATTAACAATGTAAGATAATAGAAAAATGGACACGAACCGTAGCTTGTGTAGacataatgaaaagaaaaaaaaaaaaaaaaaaaaaaggtttgaacTATGTTGGAATATTTTCCACTCAAAAGTATTTTCAATTGAAAGTATATTCTAGGAAACTACTTATTTTCAATTGGACAAATTTTCTTGATaattcaaaaatctttttggtttttatcaAATCAAGGTGATAATTGGAGTTTCTATTTAATTCTTATCTAGtatttttccttcctatattCTAGGGTGTCATGCCCATATACTATATTAAAttagaaattacattttaccttATTTTATACTTACCCCATAAATTAagagaatgaatattttattccCTCTAAATTATTTCCTATATAATACTTGCCCCCATAAATTATGAAAGTGTCCACTTAGGCTTTAAATTTTTTACCGTATAACACTTAGCCCCCCATTTTATGGGTAATAGTTTAGTAATGTAagcttgtaaaatattttaaaggaaTAAGTGTAAAAGTGGTATAGTTTAGGAGAGTAAAATGtgtattttcataatttatgatggaaggtataaaaaaaatgtatagttTAATAAGTGTGCATTCTTATAGTATATGAAGTAAGTGTAAAAAGAGTATAGTTTAAGGGTGTAAATAATAATATCCtacatattatattaaattattgggataccaaaaaattaacattttccttttcattaATTGTATTTATCGTGTAAATTGAAGTCAATCCTTTTGgtaaataattgaaaataatttaagtgACTGAACTAATTGTTATCCACACAAACCTACCTCCAACGAAAAATAAAACTAGGGAAAAAATACAACTCTTaaacctttttattattttgtgcgtgtgtgtgtgtggagaatcatggttttgaaacccgaACTGGACCGTATGGTCCGACCGGAAAAATCGTGAACCTTTCAGTTTTGTAGTTCTTTTTAGCTTCAAGAACCGCTCTATGTGAAAAAAACAGAGACCCGTGCGAACCCTGGTCGGACTGTGCGGTTCTGAGAACTGTGACCGGTTTTTGAGGTTCGAACCGGTTCTTTTTGCTTCAGCTTTTCTGATGAATTTTGGGTACACCGGGATGAAGTTATGATCAGAtctagaagaaataaaaaagaaatgaaagaacacGAAGAAGAACAAAGATCAGAAGGAGATTGGATAATTTTTGGAGGTGCTTAAGCTTCACTGATTCACAATCTTCAAATCTgctgcagagagagagagggctttttttttttttttttttttttgataatcacgAGAAGGAACTCTTTTTGATTgataacacaaacacaaacacaaacacagacacaGACACGAACACAAAGAGACCACTGATGAAAGAGCAAATTGTTGATTGTG
This genomic stretch from Quercus robur chromosome 4, dhQueRobu3.1, whole genome shotgun sequence harbors:
- the LOC126723176 gene encoding UPF0481 protein At3g47200-like isoform X2, with product MKKMFSSDIIIDVKDVTPAQRHPMCCIYKVPNKLREVKEEAYTPKLISIGPVHHNKKELENMERLKLKYFKEFFCQTTCKGQKEFADIIENREETIRHCYAEEISSSLPEKKDFLQMILLDSIFIIELFLRTAAREGYEKDDYILSKPWLEEGIKHDLILLENQLPFFILDDLYRHIGRFPGFHNSFLNLAWNYFFPNDNCKNIPKKKEVKHFTDLQRYFFYSPKLESSDRIIEHLYSATKLDTAGLNFKKWEKKPPEEDRRLLDIQIKKPDPLEIFPCFNCSWLLHCLPCLKCFWCLKRMQTSLVIPPFVINHGTEHIFRNIMALEQCHYPKEAYICNYIVLLDFLINTRDDAELLVDKKIIVHSLGSNKEVAKMVNKLGKEIVEKNSCYLKVAENLNEHYENWWNKNIASLKTVYFRDIWRGTATFVGIIVLLVTIGNFLRPFVYHK
- the LOC126723176 gene encoding UPF0481 protein At3g47200-like isoform X1 → MKKMSTSDASEIIIDVKDVRPAQRHSKCCIYKVPNKLREVKEEAYTPKLISIGPVHHNKKELENMERLKLKYFKEFFCQTTCKGQKEFADIIENREETIRHCYAEEISSSLPEKKDFLQMILLDSIFIIELFLRTAAREGYEKDDYILSKPWLEEGIKHDLILLENQLPFFILDDLYRHIGRFPGFHNSFLNLAWNYFFPNDNCKNIPKKKEVKHFTDLQRYFFYSPKLESSDRIIEHLYSATKLDTAGLNFKKWEKKPPEEDRRLLDIQIKKPDPLEIFPCFNCSWLLHCLPCLKCFWCLKRMQTSLVIPPFVINHGTEHIFRNIMALEQCHYPKEAYICNYIVLLDFLINTRDDAELLVDKKIIVHSLGSNKEVAKMVNKLGKEIVEKNSCYLKVAENLNEHYENWWNKNIASLKTVYFRDIWRGTATFVGIIVLLVTIGNFLRPFVYHK